From Canis lupus baileyi chromosome Y, mCanLup2.hap1, whole genome shotgun sequence, one genomic window encodes:
- the LOC140629103 gene encoding odorant-binding protein-like: MKILLLCLALVLASDAQLPLPNVLTQVSGPWKTLYISSNNLDKIGKNGPFRIYMRGINVDIPRLKMSFNFYVKVDGECVENSVGASIGRDNLIKAEYNGGNYFRIIDMTPNALIGYDVNVDSKGKITKLASLVGRGAHVNEEDIAKFKKLSREKGIPEENIIYLGDTDNCPNHE; the protein is encoded by the exons ATGAAGATCCTACTGTTGTGTCTTGCACTCGTTTTGGCTTCTGATGCCCAGCTACCCCTTCCTAATGTACTGACACAG GTTTCAGGACCATGGAAGACGTTGTACATATCATCCAACAACCTTGACAAGATTGGCAAGAATGGCCCGTTTAGGATTTATATGAGAGGTATCAATGTGGACATACCAAGACTCAAAATGTCATTCAATTTTTACgtcaa ggttGACGGAGAGTGCGTTGAAAACTCTGTTGGGGCATCAATAGGACGAGACAATCTTATCAAGGCTGAAT ATAATGGTGGCAATTATTTCCGAATTATTGATATGACCCCAAATGCCCTCATAGGCTATGATGTCAATGTGGATAGCAAAGGGAAAATTACAAAACTGGCTTCATTGGTTG GCAGAGGAGCTCATGTTAATGAGGAGGACATTGCAAAGTTCAAGAAGCTGAGTAGAGAAAAGGGtattccagaagaaaatattatatacttagGCGATACTG ACAACTGTCCCAACCATGAATAA
- the LOC140629104 gene encoding odorant-binding protein-like — translation MKILLLCLALVLASDAQLLLPNVLTQVSGPWKTLYISSNNLDKIGENGPFRIYMRGINVDIPRLKMSFNFYVTVDGECVENSVGASIGRDNLIKGEYNGGNYFRIIDMTPNALIGYDVNVDSKGKITKVALLMGRGAHVNEEDIAKFKKLSREKGIPEENIIYLGDTDNCPNHE, via the exons ATGAAGATCCTACTGTTGTGTCTTGCACTCGTTTTGGCTTCTGATGCCCAGCTACTCCTTCCTAATGTACTGACACAG GTTTCAGGACCATGGAAGACGTTGTACATATCATCCAACAACCTTGACAAGATTGGCGAGAATGGCCCGTTTAGGATTTATATGAGAGGTATCAATGTGGACATACCAAGACTCAAAATGTCATTCAATTTTTATGTCAC ggttGACGGAGAGTGCGTTGAAAACTCTGTTGGGGCATCAATAGGACGAGACAATCTTATCAAGGGTGAAT ATAATGGTGGCAATTATTTCCGAATTATTGATATGACCCCAAATGCCCTCATAGGCTATGATGTCAATGTGGATAGCAAAGGGAAAATCACAAAAGTGGCTTTATTGATGG GCAGAGGAGCTCATGTTAATGAGGAGGACATTGCAAAGTTCAAGAAGCTGAGTAGAGAAAAGGGtattccagaagaaaatattatatacttagGCGATACTG ACAACTGTCCCAACCATGAATAA